The Pseudodesulfovibrio sediminis genome includes the window CTCGCTCCATGAAGATGGAGTTGGAAGTTCGCATGGGCAAGGGCTATGTTCCTGCCGACATGCACGAAGGACTGACCGACGAAATCGGCTCCATGGTCCTCGACGCCAGCTACTCCCCCGTTAAGAAAGTCGCATACTCCGTCGAACAGGCGCGTGTGGGACAGATGACAAACTACGACAAGCTCATCCTCGAAGTGTGGACAGACGGTTCCGTCTCTCCCGAGGATGCCTGTGCATACAGCGCCAAGATCCTGAAAGATCAGCTTTCGGTGTTCATCAATTTCGATGAGCTTTCTTCCGAGACCGCAGAGGAAAAGGAAGATGCCATTGATTTGAACCCCAACCTCTTCAAGTCCATTGATGAACTCGAACTTTCCGTTCGTGCCACCAACTGCTTGAAGGCCGCCAACATCCAGTTGGTTGGTGAGCTGGTTCAGCGCACCGAACAGGCCATGCTCAAGACCAAGAACTTTGGTCGCAAGTCCCTTGACGAAATTCGTCGGGTCTTGGATGCCATGTCCCTCAAGTTCGGTATGACCGTTGAGGATTTTGACAAGAAATACCAGGAATGGTTGAAGAGGAAAGAGAAAAATGAGGCATAGAAAGTCAGGTCGCAAACTGAATCGGACCAATACTCACCGTGCCGCCATGTTCAAGAACATGGCCCGCGCGCTCATGACTTACGAGCAGATTCGCACCACTGAACCCAAGGCAAAAGAACTGCGTCGTATCATCGACAAGCTCATCACCTTGGCTCTGCGCAATGATCTCCATGCACGCCGTCAGGCTTACAAGGTCCTTGGCAGCCATCAGATGGTTCAGCGTCTCTTCGATGAAATCGGTCCTCGCTTTGAGGGCGGCACTGGCGGGTACACCCGCATTATCAAGCTGTCCCAGCCGCGTAAGGGCGATTGTGCACCCATGGTCATCATTGAGCTGACCAAGCTTGCAGCCGAAGCGCCTGCTGAAGAAGCACCTAAGTCTGAAGAAGCATAATTATTAAGAGGGCAGGCCATATGCTTGCCCTCTTTTTTCCTTGTTATTATTGAGATTATCAATGGGAGTAATAGGATGGATTTGAGAAAGCTGGAAGCATTTTGCAAGGTGTATGAGTTGCAGAGCTTTTCCAAAGCTGGTGACATGATGTTTCTTTCTCAGCCGACTATTAGTTCACATGTGGCGAATCTGGAAGAAGAGCTCGGCGTCAAGCTCTTTGATCGACTCGGTCGGTCAGTTATGCCTACTCAGGCCGGAAACGTCCTTTATGGCCGTGCCATGGTCATATTCGAGAATCTGAACAGCGCCAAAGCTTCCATCGAGGAACTCCGAGACCGTGTTGTCGGGGATCTTCAGATAGGGTGTTCCACGATTCCTTCCCACAGCATCTTGCCCCGCCTCGTTTCCGAGTTTTCTGTTAGCTACCCGGAAGTGAGTTTTACCGTCCATACTGGTGATACTTCAGAAGTCGTGAAACGGGTACTCAACGGTGACTGGCCGGTGGGCATAGTTGGTCTTGATCCGGAAGATAGTGACTTACAGAGCTATCTTATTGCAGAGGATGAAACCATGGTGGTGGCTTCGCCTTCCGCTCCATGGTTGATGGATACCGACCAGGAGCTGGCCCTTGAAGCAGTGTTGGCGTTACCGTGGATCATGCGGGAGAGAGGATCGGCGACTCGCATGGCTCTTGAAAGCGCATTGGTCAAAACCGGCAGTTCCTCTCGTTCTCTCAAGGTGCGGTGTCAGGTTGAAGGCACTTGTGAAAGCCTTTCTCACGCGCTCAATGGTGTGGGTGTGTGTTTTATATCAAGACTTGTTGCAGATGACTATCTTGAGCGTGGCAAGCTCGTGCAACTGAAAGTGCCCGAACTCGAAGGGCGCAGAAAATTCTATCTTATCCACCATCGTGGGCGCTATATGTTCCCTGCACTCAAAGCGTTTGTCGAGTTCAACAAATAGTCGTTGATCAAGGTATAAAGATGAGTTCAGGGATGCGCTCTATGAGTCCGCTTTCCTTGAGGTGCCGGTAAAATACGAGCATGCCTTCTTTTTCTTCAGGCCCGAGATCGTAGACAAGTCCTTTGAAATAGGAACTCATTTCCTCGTCAGTCATGCAGCTTTTCTCTGCGGCCATAGAGCAGATTTGAGCCATGTTGGCTGTTCCCCACTCTTTGCCCTTAATCAATTTCTTTGCGGCATCCATCAGCTTTTCTTTGTGCTCTTCCCAGCTCTTGCGTTGTACCAGCCAGACGCCGAATATAAAGGGCAG containing:
- the rplQ gene encoding 50S ribosomal protein L17 → MRHRKSGRKLNRTNTHRAAMFKNMARALMTYEQIRTTEPKAKELRRIIDKLITLALRNDLHARRQAYKVLGSHQMVQRLFDEIGPRFEGGTGGYTRIIKLSQPRKGDCAPMVIIELTKLAAEAPAEEAPKSEEA
- a CDS encoding selenium metabolism-associated LysR family transcriptional regulator, encoding MDLRKLEAFCKVYELQSFSKAGDMMFLSQPTISSHVANLEEELGVKLFDRLGRSVMPTQAGNVLYGRAMVIFENLNSAKASIEELRDRVVGDLQIGCSTIPSHSILPRLVSEFSVSYPEVSFTVHTGDTSEVVKRVLNGDWPVGIVGLDPEDSDLQSYLIAEDETMVVASPSAPWLMDTDQELALEAVLALPWIMRERGSATRMALESALVKTGSSSRSLKVRCQVEGTCESLSHALNGVGVCFISRLVADDYLERGKLVQLKVPELEGRRKFYLIHHRGRYMFPALKAFVEFNK
- a CDS encoding DNA-directed RNA polymerase subunit alpha — protein: MLIENGDKLINTRNWSELVKPEKLVRDPKSSEMYGKFICEPLERGFATTIGNAMRRVLLSSMQGCAIVSATIEGVQHEFTTVPGVLEDMTEVVLNLKQVRMAMTTDEPQRLVLEANKKGQVTAGMIQENQNVTVLNKDQLIATLTEPRSMKMELEVRMGKGYVPADMHEGLTDEIGSMVLDASYSPVKKVAYSVEQARVGQMTNYDKLILEVWTDGSVSPEDACAYSAKILKDQLSVFINFDELSSETAEEKEDAIDLNPNLFKSIDELELSVRATNCLKAANIQLVGELVQRTEQAMLKTKNFGRKSLDEIRRVLDAMSLKFGMTVEDFDKKYQEWLKRKEKNEA